In Verrucomicrobiia bacterium, one genomic interval encodes:
- a CDS encoding family 1 glycosylhydrolase — MFRSFFLAGFECATGYNAQGEWIDQVAATHHDQHAESDYRLLHEAGIYAAREAIRWPIVDQRGHYDFSSVDPFLHASRKYDIEVIWDLFHYGYPSELDPFSKEFTERFADYCQAAARHICASRPRTCYFTPVNEPSFFSWAGGTVGRFAPHCTGRGPELKQALIRAAIAGINAIREVVPDARIVNVDPLCHVLPEADSSDAREAAEHFNDNAVFESWDMLAGRLMPELGGSREHLDIVGVNYYWTNQWILGRDEEPLPEDHPKRVPLRTLIKKVHARYGGDLLITETSHVGDMRPRWLNALVREVDSLLAEGVPLRGVCLYPILGMPEWHDQSRWAQMGLWELHSSNAKLERRLCQPMYDELIRAQRQVNRRVAKPEIRPVLPEFSGYNVVGEHGFSYGAALTVRMVDSCRLRVSVGEGREFGIDWYDINPATRTIKVNSADLVIVRAEQSFAGPPLRPYDTRLLFEES, encoded by the coding sequence ATGTTTCGTAGTTTTTTTCTGGCGGGGTTCGAATGCGCTACGGGATACAACGCACAGGGCGAATGGATCGATCAGGTGGCCGCCACGCACCACGACCAGCATGCGGAAAGCGATTACCGGCTGCTGCACGAAGCGGGGATTTATGCTGCCCGTGAAGCCATCCGCTGGCCGATCGTCGACCAGCGCGGACATTATGACTTCAGCTCCGTCGATCCGTTCCTGCACGCCAGCCGGAAGTATGACATCGAGGTGATCTGGGATTTGTTTCATTACGGTTATCCTTCCGAGCTGGATCCGTTCTCGAAAGAGTTCACGGAACGTTTTGCTGACTATTGCCAGGCCGCAGCCCGCCACATCTGCGCCAGCCGGCCGCGAACCTGCTATTTCACCCCTGTCAACGAGCCCTCGTTTTTTTCATGGGCTGGCGGCACCGTCGGACGCTTTGCGCCGCATTGCACTGGCCGCGGCCCGGAACTGAAGCAGGCGCTCATCCGGGCTGCCATTGCGGGAATTAACGCAATCCGTGAGGTCGTCCCGGATGCGAGGATCGTCAATGTGGATCCGCTCTGTCATGTGCTTCCCGAGGCAGACAGTTCCGATGCGCGCGAAGCAGCGGAACATTTCAACGACAACGCAGTCTTCGAATCGTGGGACATGCTCGCGGGACGCCTCATGCCGGAACTCGGCGGCAGCCGCGAACATCTCGATATCGTCGGCGTTAATTATTATTGGACCAATCAATGGATTCTTGGCCGCGATGAGGAGCCTCTGCCGGAGGATCATCCGAAACGGGTTCCGCTCCGCACGCTCATCAAGAAAGTGCACGCGCGTTACGGCGGCGACCTGCTCATCACCGAAACGTCACATGTCGGCGACATGCGACCGCGCTGGCTGAACGCATTGGTTCGCGAAGTTGACTCCCTGCTCGCTGAGGGCGTGCCCCTGCGGGGAGTGTGTCTCTATCCCATCCTGGGCATGCCCGAATGGCATGACCAGAGTCGCTGGGCGCAGATGGGGCTTTGGGAACTGCATTCGTCCAATGCGAAACTCGAACGGCGTCTTTGCCAGCCGATGTACGACGAACTGATTCGGGCGCAACGCCAGGTGAATCGGCGCGTTGCGAAACCCGAGATTCGGCCCGTGCTCCCGGAATTCAGTGGCTACAACGTCGTTGGGGAACACGGCTTCTCTTACGGCGCCGCGTTAACGGTTCGGATGGTGGACTCCTGCAGACTGCGGGTCAGCGTCGGCGAAGGGCGGGAATTCGGGATTGATTGGTACGACATCAATCCGGCAACACGCACGATCAAGGTCAACTCGGCAGACCTGGTCATCGTTAGAGCCGAACAATCTTTCGCCGGACCGCCCCTGCGACCCTACGACACGCGTCTATTGTTCGAGGAAAGTTGA
- a CDS encoding family 1 glycosylhydrolase, with translation MDKHHGAVLKRSTLSQLRQSDFFFWATGIEDTFITEPWPATGRILDEYELTQHYARWREDLQLVADLGVRHVRYGIPWHRINPQPKAWDWGFADDTLSHLLELGIEPIVDLVHYGLPRWIEHAYLSPDFSKYMAEYASRAAERFKGRIHLWTPLNEPRVTAWYCGKLGWWPPFKRGWKGFMQVMLGVCRGIVESARAIQQVDPENVAVHVDATDLYESPDAALQDEVFRRQEIVFLALDFISGRVDPKHSLYGWLRAQGVPDATMDWFQRNAVKLDIVGINLYPLFSRKLVVRAPHVRLKMPYADADIIDRLADMYHGRYDVPLFISETASLGSVKRRAAWLDDSVAATRRARARGIPLIGYTWWPLFALVTWAYRQGKNPPAYYLKQMGLWDLHANDRSELERVATPLVQQYQELCASGSQAVGEVAAPANTRRVAHVS, from the coding sequence ATGGACAAACATCACGGCGCAGTCCTGAAACGATCCACGCTGTCGCAACTGCGGCAGTCCGATTTTTTCTTCTGGGCCACCGGGATTGAAGACACGTTTATAACCGAGCCGTGGCCCGCGACGGGGCGGATTCTCGACGAGTATGAGTTGACGCAGCACTATGCGCGATGGCGCGAAGACCTGCAGCTCGTTGCAGATCTCGGCGTCAGGCACGTGCGCTACGGCATTCCCTGGCATCGGATCAACCCGCAGCCAAAGGCCTGGGACTGGGGATTTGCTGACGATACCCTTTCGCACCTTCTCGAGCTGGGGATCGAGCCCATCGTTGATCTGGTTCACTACGGCCTTCCGCGGTGGATCGAGCACGCCTACCTCTCGCCGGACTTTTCGAAATACATGGCGGAATACGCCAGCCGCGCAGCCGAGCGCTTCAAAGGCCGCATTCATCTGTGGACTCCCTTGAACGAACCGCGCGTCACGGCATGGTATTGCGGAAAGCTTGGGTGGTGGCCTCCGTTCAAGCGCGGCTGGAAGGGCTTTATGCAGGTGATGCTCGGGGTCTGCCGTGGCATCGTGGAATCGGCGCGGGCGATTCAACAGGTGGATCCCGAAAACGTGGCGGTGCATGTCGACGCAACGGATCTCTACGAATCGCCAGATGCTGCGCTGCAAGACGAGGTGTTTCGACGCCAGGAAATCGTCTTCCTCGCCCTCGACTTCATCAGCGGGAGGGTTGATCCGAAGCATTCGTTATACGGCTGGCTGCGCGCCCAGGGCGTACCGGATGCCACCATGGATTGGTTTCAAAGAAATGCGGTGAAGCTCGACATCGTCGGAATCAATCTCTATCCCCTGTTCTCGCGCAAGCTTGTGGTGCGCGCGCCGCATGTGCGCTTGAAGATGCCTTACGCTGATGCGGACATCATCGACAGGCTGGCCGATATGTATCACGGCCGCTACGACGTGCCGCTGTTCATTTCGGAAACCGCTTCACTCGGTTCGGTGAAACGGCGGGCCGCCTGGCTCGATGATTCCGTGGCCGCAACTCGGCGCGCTCGCGCGCGCGGCATTCCACTTATCGGCTACACCTGGTGGCCGTTGTTCGCGCTGGTGACGTGGGCGTATCGGCAGGGGAAAAATCCACCAGCGTATTACCTCAAGCAAATGGGCCTGTGGGATCTGCACGCGAACGATCGTTCAGAATTGGAAAGGGTCGCCACGCCGCTGGTGCAGCAGTATCAGGAACTGTGCGCATCGGGATCCCAGGCCGTCGGCGAAGTCGCCGCACCGGCAAACACGAGGAGGGTGGCGCATGTTTCGTAG
- the mgtE gene encoding magnesium transporter — protein sequence MPNTQVVSLDELRKFHPADLADHLQRLPAEEARAVFEQLEPERAAAALSEIEEERLLELLGEFTPPQLAAYLQLMAPADAADLLQVLTPAVRRDTMAAIPPDTAERLRSLLRYPEDTAGGIMSNRFIALRDEMTVEQVRELLRERAQEERTEDIAYLYVTDAERKLVGIVSLRDLVFRRAERRIGDIMNPDVKFVRADADQEELARQFDHYHYIGLPVLDGDGKLAGVVKASDALGIAAREATEDMQLMVGLSGEERALTPWKVSVRRRLPWLYVNLVTAMGAAAVVNYFESTIAKWTALAVFLPIVAGQGGNAGMQTLTVIIRDLALGELAPGDGRKALVKEVTLGMINGVALGLVVGMIGWFWKGSATLGVVAFAAMVLNLLAAAFSGVVIPLGLKALRMDPALASSILLTTVTDVGGFFFFLGLAALGMKWLGI from the coding sequence ATGCCAAACACCCAGGTGGTCAGCCTCGATGAGCTTCGGAAGTTTCACCCGGCTGACCTGGCCGACCATTTGCAGCGGCTGCCGGCGGAGGAAGCGCGTGCCGTGTTTGAGCAGCTGGAACCTGAGCGCGCTGCTGCGGCATTGAGTGAGATTGAGGAAGAGCGACTGCTTGAACTGCTGGGCGAATTCACGCCGCCCCAGCTCGCCGCGTATTTGCAGCTGATGGCTCCTGCCGATGCGGCGGACCTCCTGCAAGTGCTCACGCCAGCCGTTCGCCGCGACACCATGGCCGCGATTCCACCCGACACTGCCGAACGTTTGCGCAGCCTCTTGCGGTATCCCGAAGACACGGCTGGCGGGATCATGTCGAACCGGTTCATCGCATTGCGGGATGAGATGACCGTGGAGCAAGTGCGGGAATTGTTGCGCGAACGCGCGCAGGAGGAGCGCACGGAAGACATCGCATACCTTTACGTGACCGATGCAGAGCGAAAGCTTGTTGGAATCGTCAGCTTGCGCGACCTGGTATTTCGCCGGGCTGAACGGCGCATCGGAGACATCATGAATCCCGACGTGAAATTTGTTCGCGCAGATGCCGACCAGGAGGAGTTGGCGCGGCAGTTCGATCATTATCATTACATCGGCCTGCCAGTGCTGGACGGCGACGGAAAATTAGCGGGGGTCGTGAAGGCGAGTGACGCCCTGGGAATCGCGGCGCGCGAGGCGACGGAGGACATGCAATTGATGGTGGGACTTTCGGGCGAGGAGCGCGCGCTCACGCCCTGGAAGGTGTCCGTGCGGCGGCGGCTGCCGTGGTTGTACGTGAACCTGGTGACAGCCATGGGCGCGGCCGCGGTTGTGAACTATTTCGAAAGCACTATCGCAAAGTGGACCGCTCTCGCCGTTTTCCTGCCGATCGTGGCGGGGCAGGGCGGCAATGCCGGCATGCAAACGCTCACTGTCATCATTCGGGATCTCGCGCTTGGTGAACTCGCACCCGGTGATGGACGCAAAGCCCTTGTGAAGGAAGTGACGCTCGGAATGATTAACGGTGTCGCCCTTGGCCTGGTGGTCGGGATGATTGGCTGGTTTTGGAAAGGGAGTGCAACATTGGGCGTGGTTGCCTTTGCCGCGATGGTTCTGAATCTCCTGGCTGCCGCGTTTTCCGGCGTGGTTATTCCGCTCGGTTTGAAGGCGTTGCGAATGGATCCCGCTCTGGCGTCCAGCATTCTCCTCACAACCGTGACGGATGTCGGCGGTTTCTTTTTCTTTCTCGGGCTCGCCGCCCTGGGAATGAAATGGCTCGGCATTTGA
- a CDS encoding transposase, which produces MKRKPAHQVVAEKRQWHYQPTEEDKALGFKGWHSRGYLPHFDAPGIRQFITYRLADSIPAELRHERAAAMQLEDDRERFRQMEVLLDRGLGACHLRDARVARMVQENLWFHDGKAYRLLGWCLMPNHVHVLAEMAKPLSEVLHGWKSYTSSRANKLLNATGGTFWQADYFDRYIRDEEHYRRVVRYIETIRSKRGWCANRRNGPGAARRIVAVTGRMKRHEFRRSANSHVRAKAVQCRPRQLTTVINARARRSIKPKTLEQTVRFPYALPFPLRQRQPVKAICCGG; this is translated from the coding sequence ATGAAACGCAAGCCCGCCCATCAAGTCGTTGCTGAAAAGCGCCAATGGCATTACCAGCCTACGGAGGAGGACAAGGCGCTTGGGTTCAAAGGCTGGCACTCGCGAGGTTACCTGCCCCACTTCGACGCCCCCGGCATCCGGCAGTTCATTACTTACCGGCTGGCCGACTCCATTCCTGCTGAACTCCGCCACGAGCGGGCCGCGGCAATGCAACTGGAGGACGACCGCGAGCGGTTCCGGCAAATGGAAGTCCTGCTGGATCGCGGGCTTGGGGCGTGTCACCTCCGCGATGCCCGCGTTGCTCGGATGGTTCAGGAGAACCTTTGGTTCCACGACGGAAAGGCGTATCGGCTGCTGGGCTGGTGCCTCATGCCGAATCATGTTCATGTCCTGGCCGAAATGGCGAAGCCGCTGTCGGAGGTGTTGCATGGTTGGAAGTCGTATACCAGCAGCCGGGCCAACAAACTTCTGAATGCGACGGGCGGAACCTTCTGGCAGGCCGATTATTTTGACCGCTACATCCGGGATGAGGAGCATTACCGGCGCGTGGTGCGTTATATCGAAACAATCCGGTCAAAGCGAGGCTGGTGCGCGAACCGTCGGAATGGCCCTGGAGCAGCGCGCCGTATCGTGGCCGTTACGGGTCGGATGAAGCGCCACGAATTCCGAAGGAGCGCGAACAGCCATGTCCGCGCGAAAGCGGTTCAGTGCAGGCCGCGCCAACTGACAACAGTAATCAACGCGCGCGCGCGGCGTTCGATAAAACCTAAAACACTGGAACAGACGGTTCGCTTCCCGTACGCGCTACCATTCCCGCTACGGCAACGACAACCGGTAAAAGCGATTTGTTGCGGGGGTTGA